From the Daucus carota subsp. sativus chromosome 8, DH1 v3.0, whole genome shotgun sequence genome, one window contains:
- the LOC108198949 gene encoding cold-responsive protein kinase 1 — protein sequence MRMKSSIMLGLTFVIVSSIITRITSDSQAEELLERCSRFKVTTDLSIFLGSVNKTLGDMRKQLSNAQFATTYETDVFGMAQCRNYLSTADCLACFDAGVTQIRRKCNAVVDAAHFIYQGCFLRYGIHNFYKEITFENPVLVCSYNQSVAEPSIFSPIVQGLLTGIVAATPKIKNYFAAGKRQVFSNGATLTVYAVAQCVETISQSDCRSCLTRIYTNLKTCLPQPGGSFAEAGCFLRYSDSSFFAESHITNITPYIGGSSSAKRLIPGIVGGLCFLFLIIASALWYQLVRKAKLAERGDVLRVTQLQVPVIYRYRDLKSATKSFSQDYKIGEGGFADVYKGITETGDVVAVKKHALTSDKAKADFKNEVRLISNIHHRNVIRLLGCSHKGSELLLVFEYMANGSLDNFLYGEKHGTLNWKQRADIILGIARGLAYLHEEFHSCIIHRDIKSSNILLDDGFQPKIADFGLARLTMEDRSHEISSKYVGTLGYTAPEYAIHGHLTEKVDTYSFGIVVLEIISGLHCTDVKIESVNNSLLDYAWKLDEDEKHLDLVDEKLDPNEYDTEYVKKIIDIALMCTQLPASRRPAMSEVVVLLTS from the exons ATGAGAATGAAGAGTTCTATCATGCTTGGCCTTACTTTTGTGATTGTATCGTCGATCATAACAAGAATTACATCAGACTCTCAGGCGGAAGAGCTACTAGAGCGGTGCAGTAGATTTAAAGTAACAACAGACCTGTCGATTTTCTTAGGCAGTGTTAACAAGACCCTCGGAGACATGAGAAAACAACTGTCTAATGCACAATTTGCGACGACATATGAAACAGATGTGTTCGGGATGGCTCAGTGCAGGAACTATCTCTCAACTGCGGATTGTTTGGCTTGCTTTGATGCTGGCGTCACTCAAATCAGACGGAAGTGCAATGCTGTGGTGGACGCTGCTCACTTCATATACCAAGGATGCTTTCTCAG GTATGGGATTCACAACTTCTACAAGGAGATAACCTTTGAAAACCCTGTTTTAGTTTGCAGCTACAATCAAAGTGTGGCTGAGCCAAGTATTTTCAGTCCAATAGTTCAAGGGCTGTTAACAGGAATCGTTGCTGCCACACCAAAAATTAAGAATTACTTTGCAGCCGGAAAAAGGCAAGTGTTTAGTAATGGTGCAACACTAACAGTTTATGCTGTGGCGCAGTGTGTGGAGACTATAAGCCAAAGTGATTGCAGAAGTTGCTTGACACGGATATATACTAACTTGAAAACATGTCTTCCGCAACCAGGGGGAAGTTTTGCAGAAGCAGGTTGTTTTCTCAGATACTCTGACAGCTCATTTTTCGCTGAAAGCCACATAACTAATATCACACCATACATAGGAG GAAGTTCAAGTGCAAAAAGACTGATCCCCGGGATTGTTGGTGGTTTATGCTTTCTGTTCCTTATAATTGCTTCGGCTTTATGGTATCAATTAGTCAGGAAGGCGAAGCTAGCTGAAAGAG GTGATGTATTACGAGTAACCCAGCTGCAGGTTCCAGTTATTTACCGTTATAGAGATTTAAAATCAGCGACAAAGAGTTTTAGCCAAGATTACAAAATAGGAGAAGGAGGTTTTGCGGATGTATATAAG GGAATTACAGAAACCGGAGATGTAGTTGCAGTAAAGAAACATGCTCTAACTTCAGACAAAGCAAAAGCAGATTTTAAGAATGAAGTTAGGCTCATAAGTAATATTCATCACCGGAATGTTATCCGATTACTGGGATGCAGTCACAAAGGATCAGAGCTACTTCTTGTCTTCGAATACATGGCAAATGGAAGCCTTGATAACTTCTTATATG GTGAAAAACATGGGACTCTTAATTGGAAACAACGTGCTGACATTATTCTTGGCATAGCGAGGGGCCTTGCATATCTTCACGAAGAATTTCATTCATGTATCATACATAGAGATATCAAATCTAGCAACATTTTACTCGATGATGGTTTTCAACCAAAAATTGCAGATTTTGGGTTGGCAAGACTAACAATGGAGGATCGAAGTCATGAAATTAGTTCTAAATATGTTGGAACATT GGGCTACACAGCACCAGAATATGCAATTCATGGACACTTGACTGAGAAAGTTGATACCTATAGCTTCGGAATTGTTGTTCTTGAAATTATAAGTGGCCTTCATTGTACTGATGTGAAGATTGAGTCGGTCAATAATTCACTACTTGACTAT GCCTGGAAGTTGGACGAAGATGAGAAGCATCTCGATTTGGTAGATGAGAAACTAGATCCAAACGAGTATGATACAGAATATGTTAAGAAGATTATCGATATTGCCTTAATGTGCACCCAATTGCCGGCTTCTCGGAGGCCTGCAATGTCTGAAGTAGTGGTTTTGCTTACTAGCTAG